In the genome of Vanessa cardui chromosome 18, ilVanCard2.1, whole genome shotgun sequence, the window CACAAAGATACTTTGCTTTCccattaaaaaaattcttagTCACAGCCAGGAATGTGATTATTGGAAATTTGAACGCTCCCGTGCCTGGGAAAGCACGTGACACCATTGGTCCCAAACTCTTGGTGTTCAGTTCGGATTTTCTGTATCAGCGCATTATGGAGGCAATAGAGAGTACCTGTGTGTATACTAAAATATGTCTTGCATTGTTAAATAGTCTCCCTTAAGAGTTGCCGAGataaattgacgacctccatggtcgagtggtgtgtacaccggttttcatgggtacgccactctgaggtcccgggttcgattcccggtcgagtcgatgtagattaccattagttttctacgttgtcttgggtctgggtgtttgtggtaccgtcgttacttctgatttccataacacaagtgcttcagctacttacattgggatcagagtaatgtatgtgatgttgtctcatatttattaaaaaaaaaaaagaaaaaaaaaaaagaaaaaaaagaaaaagaaaatgtctATATACCGTGGTTATCATTAACCAGAAGCCCTATTGGCACATAAGAGAGACTGCTgtctacattaaattattaaaagaatcaTCTCACTTGATATACTCATCCTTGTTCTCGTTGTCGATGGGAATGTTGGCTCCGCCGGGCTTCAGTTCGCGTTGGATGGTCTTACCGAACTGTTCCTCGTCTACCGAGAACGTCAGATACAGTTCCGATGGGTCATTTTCCTGGAAGATAACTTATTTTACTAAATGTGAAAATgaatgagatggcccagtggttaaaacgcatgcatcttaaccgatgatcagGCTagatcactgaatattcatatacttaatttgtgtataattcatctcaggtgaaggaaaacatcgtgaggaaacctgtatgtgtctaatttcgtaaaattctgccatatgtatatatttatgttcacctagccgcatttgaacagcgtggtggaataagttctaaAACATGCTCCACCAAGGAAAAGGAGGCCTCAGCCccgcattgggaaatttacaagctgttgttgttactaGAAATTCTAAACTAAATTTTcactaataatatgtattaagtatGTCGGGGatacaaaattaaactgaacaatagagaatataatttactatatagtctattccaatgggaagaggagaaaaggtaaataaataactttgaccttgaattgatatgtcatttgcgttcgactagtgaatgaatgaatgctaaagaacgatatattttttgattttaaaagtaattttccctTTAAAGAAAgccaggtcgtaataaaaaactttaggGAATTCCGAATAAGCACCCATGCACATGATACGAAAtatgagagacgaatgtctttcttaccattgtattattttcaaaactattaaacgaaatgtaaaaaccttactgtataaaaaataacttttttatctatcgttaggtaactttttcTAACtacttctaataaataattcatattatatattaccaattaaataaatttatattataaaaaatatctataatgtatcttaaaactaaaataatacattttttatctgtataaattcattcagtctccattcgtttagcgaacattcttagttgaggcctctattttaaatgttcgtAAATCGAAAGATGGCTacttgaatgtcgacaaaactgttttcgttactttagaagttaaattaaagtggatttatgtagtttagtgaaatattgttgtattacaaatgaagatatattaatcaagaactgtttgtagttaatcatatagcggaattatcaacaaaacactagtgatattgaaaaatacggcatgttttgaatgtttccttttgtcattggaatggactatagaGTGTACAGTGTATAGAGTACCTTGATCCACATGAGCGAGTTGTAGTATTCGAGGTCAACGGATTCCATGTCCTGGAGCTCGATGGGCTTGCCGAGCATCATCTTGTAGAATGGACGGATGAAGAACGCTGCCGGGAGAAATTTAATTGAACTCATTAATACGCAAAGTAACTCAAATTCacaactatagtacgacacaacttagatgtcgcatcggcaaaattcgtaaaaccgatcacatccgaattgagtacgctatatcaaattatcaatatttattactcgtgcgaatatgatctttgcacaaacgtaataacttgtaatatcatatgacctaatatattcgtcaatttgacgcgtcgatttatatgcacttgctttctctgacgcttgAATCTAaaacgacgaatagcgtcgaatggcgcgacagggagctatttctatgggttgtgtaaatcggcagtaatcggttttattttcattccattgcattttccgatgctacatctaatttgtgtcgtactataattgttTCAAATTTCGAGCACAACCACACTTAACATAATGATTGATCACTTTAACGTTAAACTACTACTGATTCGGAATGCACGACATATAGTTGGAAACGACAAGAATTCCTCACTTCCTCACATCTGAACGGATATCCGGAAGGTGTACCTATTCAGTATATcctttatgatataatataagaatGATTATCTAAATGGGTAGCTGTAGGATACATTCAAAATTCACAGAAACTTTCTATACATTAATTGTTAAACTCAAGATATCATATCATATGAAGATTTTTCTACTCGAAAAACTTTTCCAAGTTGGGATTCAAACCCAAGGCCTCCAAATCCGCAGCCGAATAAACTAGTCACTCGACACACGAGACTCGTCAATATAAGCGGAAGTTGAATTAGACGACATGAACCAGGTTGAATATCGTTTAGCAAAGTGACAAAACGTTTCGTAAATGGCTAATTTTTAatgggagtcgagatggcccattggttagaacgcgtgcatcttaaccgatgattgcgggttcaaacccaggcaagcaccgctgattcacgtgcttaatttgtctttataattcatctcgtgctcatcgtgaggtaacctgcatgtgacaaatttcatagacattcatAGAAAAATCATtggaaatttcatagaaattctgccacatgtgtattccaccaacccgcattggaacagcgtggtggaacatattccaaaccttctccacaaagggagaggaggcctttagcccagcagtgggaatttacaggctgttgttgttgttgtaatttaaCCAGATAGCTGCTACATTAAAATACCTACAGCTATTGTACGGTTACTCACCATCGAGCAACTTCCCATGGTACACGGCCATGCCGGCGACCCTGCCGATGAACTTGAAGTAGTTGAGGTGCTCCTCGTTGCAAACGCCGCTGTTGGGGTTTATCTGCAGGGTGTAATTATCCATCGCGGAGTACTCGAAGAGACCGTAGTACGGGTTGAACATCTCCTTGGACAGTAGGAAGAACCACTCCCGAGCCAAGCCACCGTAATCTGAGGAACAAATAAGTTAACAGTTGTAAAATTTTCCAAGAACTACtctacaataaaaacataacatttatcCGTGTTTCAATCatggaacattattttttttttttatttatttattcgtttagcATGATACAAAATAGcaacaaattattaaagtacagcataagttttataaactttaccGTGTACCACAGTcaccgtattttatttataaaaaaaaaaaaaaaaaaaaaaaaaaaaaaaaaacaagaaagagAACAAAAATAGGGTTAGCaaagaaaattatacaaaacagaCAAATTAGAAGCGACAAACACTCTCATCATCCAATCATTATGACGCAAGATGAAAACAATACGATCCGGTCGTCCCGCCTAGTGTattgtacaggctgttacaaataattcaaatttactttatgattgaaagtttaacaaaatgaatataagtaatttttaattaattaattaaaatttaataagtgatttttaagtttacttttgatattttctttattaagttCTCTTGTTAATGTTAtcggtaatttatttattaattctggaACCATATATTCTAATGTTCGTTTTCcgtataagttattatatttaggtatttCTAGTTTCGTTTTTAAAGATCCACGAGTCCCAGTATAGTTATaggttgcattttttttaaggttttcattaaaaaattcttCTTTTAGTAACGTATATTCCACTTTTTTGTGGAGAGGCATGATTTTACAGTGATTAAAATTGAGCTTGATAaattcgtttaattaaaaaacaagtcAAAACCCTCTTACTTACTGCATGCTTATAAAAAATCCAAGATAACTATTAACTCATCAATTGTATATAGGTTTTGcgttcatattttttaactatcctttacatatatttttttttaatttggcaacatttaatactaatttatctaaaataatgttacagataatataatattgtttgaagtGTTAAttcttgaaattttttttttttttatgttataggttagcggacgagcatatgggccacctgatggtaagtggtcaccatcacccatagacaatgacgctgtgagaaatattaactattccttacatcgtcactgcgccactaaccttgggaactaagatgttatgtcccttgtgcctgtagttacactggctcataaatcaataaaaatggaTCAACAAtcaatacaatacattttataaaattaatacttcaATTGAGGGATAGTAATTCTGCACCACAAACAATACCATGTGAGTTTCATTTCCCACAATCAACTTAATCCGTGGACATACTCCTTACTTTCTGAAAATGCCGTTTTACTCTTACGATATGCCACAAATGTTCTGTGCTGACTTTTAAGTGTtaccataaacaaaaattaaaaaaataatcttaccgAGCCCCACTTCCGACTCGAACTCCACCCACAGCTTGGTCTTGAGCAGATCCAGACGGCTGACAGAGCTGATGATGCGGTACGAATCCTCCAGGATCGAACTTCTGCGCACTTTGATTTCGAACTTGTTGGGAACGTTGCTCTGAAAACAATCAAAAACAAAACCTgaaaattaatactaaatatggAAGGTAggtagagagtcgagatggcccaatggttagaacgcgtgcatcttaaccgatgattgcgggttcaaacccaggcaagcaccgctgattcatgtgcttaatttgtctttataattcatctcgtgctcagcggtgaaggaaaacatcgtgaggaaacctgcatgtgacaaatttcatagaaattctgccacatttgcattccaccaacccgcattggaacagcgtggtggaatatgttccaaaccttctcctcaaagggagatgaggcctttagcccagcagtgggaatttacaggctgttgttgtatggaaGGTAGATAAAGTTAAACTCTTCCTTAAATATAATAGCAAATTCATTCAACACAGTAATAAGCTCTGAACCCTGGATATTGAAAACACTTAGTAAATTATCAACTCTTCAATTATCTTGCTATCAATCAGCGATACTGTTGGTTGCTTTTTGTCGTAGTATTTTTCTATAGTGAGGCAAAATTTCAGGCAAAACATCATAGGTTGGTAGCGAACTTAGGGTGTCGAAAGTAGCTAATACTTTTGGTTAGGGGAGAATTTGACACCGCCATTAAGGAcactaagtataaataataataataaatatgagaaaacatcacatacattactctgatcccaatgtaagtagctgaagcacttttgttatggaaatcagaagtaacgacggtaccacaaacacccagacccaagacaacatagaaaactaatggcaatctacatcgactcggccgggaatcgaacccgggacctcagagtggcgtacccatgaaaaccggtgtacacaccatccgaccatggaggtcgtcaatatttgCATTCAAACTAATATAGTACTttatttcacttggtggtagggctttgtgcaagcccgtctgggtaggttaatTTTGTCTCACTATAGAAAAATACTACGACAAAAAGCAAACAACAGTATCGCTGATTGATAGTAAGATAATTGAAGAGTTGATAATTTACTTAGTGTTTTCAATATCCAGGGCTCAGAGCTTACCACTGTGAATGTccacgacctccgtggtcgagtggtgtgtaaaccggttttcatgggtacgccactctgaggtccccgggttcgattcccggccgagttgatgtagattaccattagtttatgttgtcttgggtctgggtgtttgtggtaccgtcgttacttctgatttccataacaaaagtgcttcagctacttacattggcatcagagtaatgtatgtgatgttgtttaaaaaaaaaaaataatgtaatacagGGTGAGCACGTACCGGCTTGCGTAGTTGGCTCTTGAGGTATTCGTACTTGCGCTTGTAGTCGCGCGAGTAGGGCACGGCCGGGCCCGCAATCTGCGGGTTGGACAGCCGCGGGTCCTCCCACTGCGTCGTGCGCGTGTCTGCGGGACAATACAtccgtatagtacgacacaaattagatgtagcatcggaaaatgcaatggaatgaaaataaaacccgattactgccgatttacacgaccaatagaaatagctccctatcgcgccgttcaacgctattcgtcgctatagattcacgcgtcggagaaagcaagtgcatgtaaatcgacgcgtcaaattgacgaatatattcggtcatatgatattacaagttattacgtttgtgcaaagatcatattcgcataagaaataaatattgataatatgggatagcgtactcaattcggatgtgatcggtttttacgaattttgccgatgcgacatctaagttgtgtcgtactatacatatgtgcggGATACGATTAAAAAATTCTATGGACCCTGGAGGCCCCAGTTACTACTATGAATATGATCTCTTCTTTTTatagcaataaattaaattaaattcataattcactggaattatattttttttaattgtggtgTAGGTGTCCCCTCTTTTTATTTatgctatttcatctcatataaaattgtttaaataatatatgagacaaaaaaaaaaaaaaaaaaaaaaatccgctgagtttctttcgccggttcttctcaggtcagggtattttcttttccgaaccggtggcagttcaattgaccatcaataagaaagtgtaatgcttctatattgaataaagttatttgagtttgagtttgggaTACGATACAAAAACTCTATGGACCCTGGAGGCCCCAGTTACTACTATGAATATGATATCTTCTTTTTatagcaataaattaaattaaatttataattcattgaaattatatatttttttaatttctggtgTGGGTGTCCCCCAATAGGTAGTCCCGGTTGCCCTTAATTCAGGTATACATATAGGATACAATAGCACTAGAGGGCAGAGGcagtgcgtgcgtgcgtgcgtgttaGTGCGTGTTCGTGCGGAGCTCACTGTGGTCGATGAAGAAGATGCGCCCGTCGGTGTGCACGCGCTCCTCCCAGCCCTCGGGCAGCGCGCCCAGCTCGTCGGCgtccgcgcccgccgccgccgcgctcgGCAGGCTGGACGCGCAGCCTGCGCACATACACgtgttcaattttaaattaccttGCGACGGACACAtgctataaatattagtattttaatgttgtcttaaattttcgcgattattacacatttaaataaaactaccgtctacccgtgaccacgaacactgcaaagtgctcgaaacgtcgggatgtttaaaaataattaatatacgcgattcatccgttataattagttttagtatttttgtatggAGTTAAACGGTGTGGCAAATAAACATCCGATAAGTGATAATCATTGTCTATAGATACTAGTGATTTAAGAGAATTCAAACATTTCTCCTCAAGCTTGCATCACTAACcataagattttgttttattttatttttattaggacaaccaacagtagatacaatatcacatgaaaaataaataacatttcaaaattatcaaagtaaaagTTCTACTATCTACAGGTAGTCACAACATACCTAttactgaaaatataaattaaacattaaattatattttgtttcttgtgCCTATAGCACCggaatttcattcaattatctCACCCTTAAAACTTTGATTTTTAAGAGTGAGATATctaaatttaagttatttaaaaaaaaactatggtaCACCCCAAAGTTTTAAGGGTGACTACagcaacaattaatattttcgtatttttaaaaaagcatCAAGAGTTTTAAGGAAAGTCTTAAAATACAATTTGCTAAATATAAGTCTGTGTtctgtgtatttttatataacctgTTCTGGGATCGATCCAAGTCGTTGTCTTCTGATTGTGATCTATGAAGAATATCCTTCCATTCGGAGCGCGCTGCATACTCCAGCCCGGCGGCAAACCTAAAATGATCTTAATATTACTATCAACGTTTGTGTTTTTGCTACTAGCAACGAGATTACCATCATTCGAAGGCAAGTTATGTCAAACTATTGCCAGTCCAACATCAGAACCATTTTGACTCCAATTGACTTTAACAAGTAATTTAAatccaatttatattttacagtacGCTGTCTTCCCACCGGATTTTGGCCAAAAAAATCGCCTTGAAGTTATAAAGTAATCAGGGAAAAAATTTAGATGAGATATAGAGAGTAGGCAGGCATCCTTGTGAAGAGATTTAGTTTTAGttcaatatagtaaatatttttatcagtaaATAATAGCTACCCAACGTAATATAATCCAAAACATGTAACATATAGACGGTaacattaacaacaacaacaacagcctgtaaattctaactgctggactaaaggccttctctccctttgaggagaaggtttggaacatattccaccacgctgttccaatgcggcttggtggaatgcacatgtggcagaatttctatcaaatttctcacatgcaggtttcctcgcgatgttttccttcgccgctgagcacgagatgaattataaagacaaattaagcacatgaaacagcggtgcttccctgggtttgaacccgcaatcatcggttaagatgcacgcgttctaaccactgggccatctcgactctaacatCAACAGAACATAATGAAATAAGTCagattaaaatgtatacaaaccGTCACTGTTCGGTAAATTCTGACTCTGACTACTACTCGAGCTGCTGCTTCTCGTGCTGTCTGTGGAGCCGTCCGTTTCATCCTGAAACATGTCGGCTGATGCAAGAACGACTTTTTGTTGAGATCATAAAACTACCCCAAAGGGTAAtctaattaaatcatatttattaaacaattaaaagtattttctcaAATCTTTCGATATATACAAGTTAATTATTATcgttataaagaaaattataaagcttaattttgataaaattacctttttcaAAACTAGGAAGAGGAAACAAGCGATCTTTCTATATTATACGAATAAAATCGGCAAATAGCAAAACCAATATATAATTCGATCTACGCAGCACGCACAAACGCCATACACTCAACAAATCTACAGCTACAGTAGCATGCAAGACAGGAGACAAAGTAAGAAGAAATGTGTCCGAATTTACTCTAGAACTAATCAGTAATTCAATACTGTTCTACTAACGCTACATAAGTCAAAACTAAACGAATTTTTAACTTAGaagaataaaatactttattactgatttataaaatgataagatTTAGATCTCTAGAAGAAAGAACGGTAGAAAGAGACAAACTAGTGGATTTCAAGGCCAGAACCACTCGCTTTACATGCTGCCTAGGGCTCATCTAAGACCCTGATTCAcaactaaataatttttatatatcttgttaAGAAAGCTTATagtgtatttatattgaaactaaaatatataaaaaatgaagagGCTTCAATGAAGTGATACCTAACAAACGAAAGCTATTATTTCCACCCATAactataaaaaactatttgtaaGTTTTGCAGACCGtacttgaaaatattaatctaaCCACTAACGACAtccatatgtaaaataattaaacaacaataaacccgtaatttatataaaaatatgttttaaaagctAAGAATTTACATATGTCAGAGATTTGCCATAAGTAACCGATATAGACTAGCTTGGAATGAATATACATGAAAGCACAAGACATTGAGGTTTGTAACTCGTGTGAGCTTCGGTAATGGTGTATTAGCGTCGTGTTAGTCTAAAGCGTGGAGCACGGGTATCAATCAACGCCACAAACGCCTGTTGTCCTTCACAATGTCCTCAACATGGACATATAGAATGCTATCATACATCATTCAAATGTTATGACGATTTGAATCCCAAGTGTGACAAAACTTTGTATTGAAAACGTCATCTATATGTCCACCACTCATAGACAATCGCCCAAAGCACAATCGTGGTTACAAGCGAGTTTTTGGGTCATGACACGCAGTGCATAAAGTCTATTCTCTatatacattcatttaaaattatcgatactcgatttataaattttacatttgtgGAAATAAACGCACGCAATCAGAGTACATTAATTTTACGCATTACTTATCACGCCCACAAATCCGCTCGCCGCTTACCTCCGAGTCATCCAATGAACTTGTCGTCGTCCGTCTCCTTCTAGAGGTCGACGCCCTCCTTTCGGGAGTGACGCCTCCCGTAGGCGTACTAAAGTGATTTTCGTCAAACGTCAACGATTCCCCGGACCCATCGCCCGTCTCCTCGGTCAGGGTTCGCTCTCTGCCGAATGTTATTTCCTCGATCTCTGTCCTCGTGTCGTCATCGACCACGTCTCCATTGGATTCCGTGTCGTTCAGTAGTGATTCGACTCCCGATTGTAACTCTGTGTCGGCTGCATTCGCATCGGATTCAACTGTTCCTTGACTAGCATTTTGATTATCGCTAATTTCTTGAGCATTTTCAGCAGTGCCTTCACTTTGATTATTGTCTGCATCAGCTGTATGCGCAACGTTCTCGTTGCCGCACACTACGTCGTCTTCTTCGTTTAAACTTTGTCTTACATTAGTATCACAGTCATTGCTTATATTTGTCGATGTTTCCGTAGAAACTTGCTCCCTCAGCTCTGGCGAGAGGATGGGCGTCGAAAACGGAGTATTTTCGCTCGAGTTTTCGGCTCGCCTTTCACTCACATCCTCCTGTTAGAGATTGCGAATTGACACTAGCTAGCTAATACATATTCTGATCACTTCAGtctaattcaaatttatttatattctgtttTATGACCATGATTTGAAAAAACATATAAGACGTATTTAATTTGATGCCGATGCTAGTCAAAAATTAAGGATTAATTGAGGAAAAAtcctaaaaaattaaatattttgtgtaatgtaataaactatttaacatAACTCCTACCTATCAATGCTTGTAATAACTATGGCAATCAAATGATAACATTTTATGATAATACCTCACTTAAACCCCTACAACATGTGCCGAATTGTCTATGACCAGTGAGGACAACACGATGTTTTTGTAATCACACCCGGTTTAAATGTTGCAAATAAACCAATGAATTGCGAAATTATAGCCAACGCCAACATTGGCTGGTTGGTCGATTGGAACAAATGCCGAGGCCAATTAAGATAACCATTAACTACAATATTTCGCAAGCCATTCGATCCATGTAAACCAAAATTAGTGTGACATTGGAAATGAATTGTCatgtattatttgataatagaTGTGTAAAGTTACTAATGATTATTTAGGTCTGATAATTTTCGTGACATTTAATGTATGATTGAAATACGAACTTGAGTCCATTATACACATATTGAAATGGATTATTGTATCTTGAAATGCACCTTCACTTTCGACCTTttagaatttcaaaataatgtac includes:
- the LOC124537626 gene encoding E3 ubiquitin-protein ligase Nedd-4 isoform X1, coding for MRDIRSVVVMHNPRPLEFAARPVEPHRSRSSSWSWRRTNNLPRPEPRLSLQCQTDENSYLLRLKIVGAYSLAKKDIFGASDPYVRVELQKVDGDVTIETFLTKTKKKTLNPVWNQEFIFRVKPQEQKLLIQVFDENRLTRDDFLGMVEVSLAGAGAESAAAGRAPPVKYALRPRRSVARSRVRGYIEVYHALIGRVGDPGTEEAPNPAPDDWELVEPAPQVGNVQPVSTVPSLTGDDWLLVDATDLHDLVIGGDPLPLGWEERQDANGRTYYVNHIARSTQWGRPTFTRNMSSESQAERMETAVTEFQRRFHISADDGHAAPAPAPLQEDVSERRAENSSENTPFSTPILSPELREQVSTETSTNISNDCDTNVRQSLNEEDDVVCGNENVAHTADADNNQSEGTAENAQEISDNQNASQGTVESDANAADTELQSGVESLLNDTESNGDVVDDDTRTEIEEITFGRERTLTEETGDGSGESLTFDENHFSTPTGGVTPERRASTSRRRRTTTSSLDDSEDETDGSTDSTRSSSSSSSQSQNLPNSDGLPPGWSMQRAPNGRIFFIDHNQKTTTWIDPRTGCASSLPSAAAAGADADELGALPEGWEERVHTDGRIFFIDHNTRTTQWEDPRLSNPQIAGPAVPYSRDYKRKYEYLKSQLRKPSNVPNKFEIKVRRSSILEDSYRIISSVSRLDLLKTKLWVEFESEVGLDYGGLAREWFFLLSKEMFNPYYGLFEYSAMDNYTLQINPNSGVCNEEHLNYFKFIGRVAGMAVYHGKLLDAFFIRPFYKMMLGKPIELQDMESVDLEYYNSLMWIKENDPSELYLTFSVDEEQFGKTIQRELKPGGANIPIDNENKDEYIKLVIQWRFVSRVQEQMYAFLEGLGALVPLPLLKIFDENELELLLCGIQHIDVRDWRANTLYKGDYHANHLVVQWFWRVVLSFSNEMRSRLLQFVTGTSRVPMNGFKELYGSNGPQLFTIEKWGSPENYPRAHTCFNRIDLPPYESYQQLREKLVKAIEGSQGFAGVD
- the LOC124537626 gene encoding E3 ubiquitin-protein ligase Nedd-4 isoform X4; the encoded protein is MRDIRSVVVMHNPRPLEFAARPVEPHRSRSSSWSWRRTNNLPRPEPRLSLQCQTDENSYLLRLKIVGAYSLAKKDIFGASDPYVRVELQKVDGDVTIETFLTKTKKKTLNPVWNQEFIFRVKPQEQKLLIQVFDENRLTRDDFLGMVEVSLAGAGAESAAAGRAPPVKYALRPRRSVARSRVRGYIEVYHALIGRVGDPGTEEAPNPAPDDWELVEPAPQVGNVQPSAMTSMDEDSVIGGDPLPLGWEERQDANGRTYYVNHIARSTQWGRPTFTRNMSSESQAERMETAVTEFQRRFHISADDGHAAPAPAPLQEDVSERRAENSSENTPFSTPILSPELREQVSTETSTNISNDCDTNVRQSLNEEDDVVCGNENVAHTADADNNQSEGTAENAQEISDNQNASQGTVESDANAADTELQSGVESLLNDTESNGDVVDDDTRTEIEEITFGRERTLTEETGDGSGESLTFDENHFSTPTGGVTPERRASTSRRRRTTTSSLDDSEDETDGSTDSTRSSSSSSSQSQNLPNSDGLPPGWSMQRAPNGRIFFIDHNQKTTTWIDPRTGCASSLPSAAAAGADADELGALPEGWEERVHTDGRIFFIDHNTRTTQWEDPRLSNPQIAGPAVPYSRDYKRKYEYLKSQLRKPSNVPNKFEIKVRRSSILEDSYRIISSVSRLDLLKTKLWVEFESEVGLDYGGLAREWFFLLSKEMFNPYYGLFEYSAMDNYTLQINPNSGVCNEEHLNYFKFIGRVAGMAVYHGKLLDAFFIRPFYKMMLGKPIELQDMESVDLEYYNSLMWIKENDPSELYLTFSVDEEQFGKTIQRELKPGGANIPIDNENKDEYIKLVIQWRFVSRVQEQMYAFLEGLGALVPLPLLKIFDENELELLLCGIQHIDVRDWRANTLYKGDYHANHLVVQWFWRVVLSFSNEMRSRLLQFVTGTSRVPMNGFKELYGSNGPQLFTIEKWGSPENYPRAHTCFNRIDLPPYESYQQLREKLVKAIEGSQGFAGVD
- the LOC124537626 gene encoding E3 ubiquitin-protein ligase Nedd-4 isoform X3; the protein is MRDIRSVVVMHNPRPLEFAARPVEPHRSRSSSWSWRRTNNLPRPEPRLSLQCQTDENSYLLRLKIVGAYSLAKKDIFGASDPYVRVELQKVDGDVTIETFLTKTKKKTLNPVWNQEFIFRVKPQEQKLLIQVFDENRLTRDDFLGMVEVSLAGAGAESAAAGRAPPVKYALRPRRSVARSRVRGYIEVYHALIGRVGDPGTEEAPNPAPDDWELVEPAPQVGNVQPPGTTSMDGESSAMTSMDEDSVIGGDPLPLGWEERQDANGRTYYVNHIARSTQWGRPTFTRNMSSESQAERMETAVTEFQRRFHISADDGHAAPAPAPLQEDVSERRAENSSENTPFSTPILSPELREQVSTETSTNISNDCDTNVRQSLNEEDDVVCGNENVAHTADADNNQSEGTAENAQEISDNQNASQGTVESDANAADTELQSGVESLLNDTESNGDVVDDDTRTEIEEITFGRERTLTEETGDGSGESLTFDENHFSTPTGGVTPERRASTSRRRRTTTSSLDDSEDETDGSTDSTRSSSSSSSQSQNLPNSDGLPPGWSMQRAPNGRIFFIDHNQKTTTWIDPRTGCASSLPSAAAAGADADELGALPEGWEERVHTDGRIFFIDHNTRTTQWEDPRLSNPQIAGPAVPYSRDYKRKYEYLKSQLRKPSNVPNKFEIKVRRSSILEDSYRIISSVSRLDLLKTKLWVEFESEVGLDYGGLAREWFFLLSKEMFNPYYGLFEYSAMDNYTLQINPNSGVCNEEHLNYFKFIGRVAGMAVYHGKLLDAFFIRPFYKMMLGKPIELQDMESVDLEYYNSLMWIKENDPSELYLTFSVDEEQFGKTIQRELKPGGANIPIDNENKDEYIKLVIQWRFVSRVQEQMYAFLEGLGALVPLPLLKIFDENELELLLCGIQHIDVRDWRANTLYKGDYHANHLVVQWFWRVVLSFSNEMRSRLLQFVTGTSRVPMNGFKELYGSNGPQLFTIEKWGSPENYPRAHTCFNRIDLPPYESYQQLREKLVKAIEGSQGFAGVD